One Candidatus Eisenbacteria bacterium genomic region harbors:
- a CDS encoding STAS domain-containing protein, with protein MARERPAEAPSSEALSRRGGPRRHHDPRFGHHARAESGRALEARPHGRRGLVRALQIERVGPREDFHFALRGVVDAEGARSIDRLLLNCQGRSAPRVRLDFTHVESISSLGISVLSRWGRVYEKTERRIELNGLAPEVRATLHQSEAIVYLANARPSAPAPAPDARRVDVPEAVLEPVPVRPYLAPPVDPPAGPELASLQSKLKRKIVEFRNLFEITQALNLAQDLDEVLNLFGLSVMGQFGLERLALFLSDPDRNGDLVPRHVRGFAQNHFQDFSVPWTAFRKFAPDRSFVTLHDMEGKQNGAEEIEALRESGFEWGILLWVRRDLEGVLFLGGRGSRKRFEEDERDLLTILSHQGAVAISNARVQRAQEERNLGLVRGMMALIESRDGYAKGSTERVVRYVSAVARLLDYPKEYLKSLVYGAVLRDIGMITVSGLILKNPAHLSEEEWALIKQHPLRGAQILEEMNFPKEVIAIVLNHHERWGGEGYPNGIRGQDIPLGARIVSLVDAYVAMTSERPYRRALPYEKARQVIAENWGSPFDPSVIEVFLTVLDKIERRTRLKAGQPLAEVTGTGTDAGPTSAGDSVLDPLSSGATIPPEKDSASDAAAGTGSGPTMEAGRRR; from the coding sequence ATGGCGCGAGAACGCCCGGCTGAAGCCCCTTCCTCCGAGGCTCTTTCCCGTCGAGGAGGTCCTCGGAGGCATCATGACCCCCGATTCGGGCATCACGCTCGTGCTGAGTCCGGGCGCGCTCTTGAAGCGCGCCCGCATGGAAGGCGGGGCCTCGTGAGAGCGCTCCAGATCGAGCGCGTCGGTCCGCGCGAGGATTTCCACTTCGCGCTCCGGGGAGTCGTCGATGCCGAAGGGGCGCGCTCCATCGACCGGCTCCTCCTGAATTGCCAGGGACGAAGCGCGCCGCGCGTCCGGCTCGACTTCACACATGTCGAGAGCATCTCGAGCCTCGGCATCTCGGTCTTGAGCCGGTGGGGGCGCGTCTACGAAAAGACCGAGCGACGAATCGAGCTGAACGGCCTGGCCCCCGAGGTCCGGGCGACGCTTCATCAATCCGAGGCGATCGTCTACCTCGCGAACGCGCGCCCGTCGGCTCCCGCGCCGGCGCCCGATGCCCGCCGCGTGGACGTCCCCGAGGCCGTGCTCGAGCCGGTCCCGGTGAGGCCCTACCTCGCCCCGCCGGTGGACCCTCCCGCGGGTCCCGAGCTGGCTTCGCTCCAATCGAAGCTCAAGCGAAAGATCGTCGAGTTCCGAAACCTGTTCGAGATCACCCAGGCGCTCAACCTCGCGCAGGACCTGGACGAGGTCCTGAACCTCTTCGGCTTGAGCGTCATGGGTCAGTTCGGACTGGAGCGCCTCGCGCTTTTCCTGAGCGATCCCGACAGGAACGGGGATTTGGTTCCTCGTCACGTGCGCGGGTTCGCGCAGAACCATTTTCAGGATTTCTCCGTCCCGTGGACCGCGTTTCGAAAGTTCGCTCCCGATCGCTCGTTCGTGACCCTCCACGACATGGAGGGCAAGCAGAACGGCGCGGAAGAGATCGAAGCGCTTCGGGAATCGGGATTCGAATGGGGAATCCTGCTCTGGGTGCGTCGCGATCTCGAGGGCGTGCTCTTCCTGGGAGGCCGCGGCAGCAGGAAGAGGTTCGAGGAGGACGAGCGCGACCTCCTGACCATTCTTTCCCACCAGGGAGCCGTGGCGATTTCAAACGCAAGGGTCCAGCGGGCCCAGGAGGAGCGAAATCTCGGGCTCGTGCGGGGGATGATGGCGCTGATCGAGAGCCGCGACGGATACGCGAAGGGCAGCACCGAGCGCGTCGTCCGGTACGTGAGCGCGGTGGCGCGGCTCCTGGATTATCCGAAGGAGTACTTGAAATCGCTCGTGTACGGGGCGGTGCTCCGCGATATCGGGATGATCACCGTGAGCGGGCTTATCTTGAAAAACCCCGCGCACCTGTCGGAAGAGGAATGGGCGCTCATCAAGCAGCATCCGCTTCGCGGGGCCCAGATCCTCGAGGAGATGAACTTCCCCAAGGAAGTGATCGCGATCGTCTTGAATCATCACGAGCGCTGGGGAGGGGAAGGATACCCGAACGGTATTCGCGGCCAGGACATTCCGCTCGGCGCGCGCATCGTGTCGCTTGTGGACGCCTACGTCGCGATGACGAGCGAGCGGCCCTATCGGCGGGCGCTCCCCTATGAGAAGGCCCGGCAGGTGATCGCGGAGAACTGGGGAAGCCCCTTCGACCCGAGCGTCATCGAAGTGTTCCTGACCGTCCTCGACAAGATCGAACGCCGTACCCGCCTCAAGGCGGGCCAACCGCTGGCCGAAGTGACCGGGACCGGCACGGACGCCGGACCGACGTCCGCCGGCGACTCGGTCCTGGACCCGCTCTCCTCGGGCGCGACGATTCCGCCTGAGAAGGACTCCGCATCCGACGCCGCCGCGGGAACCGGGTCCGGACCCACGATGGAGGCGGGAAGGCGCCGATGA